The Acetomicrobium flavidum genome window below encodes:
- the rsmA gene encoding 16S rRNA (adenine(1518)-N(6)/adenine(1519)-N(6))-dimethyltransferase RsmA, giving the protein MRDRSFRQTEKGKGHGPKKSLGQNFLIDPNITRCMVDYAQISERDVVLEIGPGRGMLTREILNSPCSFLHIIEIDKTLAPFLEPLLKRHETRTSLIWADVLTVNLKELSPSPTKVLANIPYNITTPLIWQILEHLAPMGTKELVLMLQLDLAERLCAKPGTKDRSPLGITIERMGQVQIAKKVPPSVFWPAPKVESAIVQILLDKNYDLASKRPWRRLLKVAFARRRKTLMNNLACVYDFFKDREQAYGLLKELGLSPTVRAEELNADDWQRLYEHILTL; this is encoded by the coding sequence ATGAGGGACAGATCATTTAGACAAACAGAAAAAGGGAAAGGCCACGGTCCGAAGAAATCTCTTGGACAGAATTTTTTGATAGATCCCAATATTACTCGCTGTATGGTGGATTATGCTCAAATCAGCGAGCGAGATGTTGTCCTGGAAATAGGTCCCGGTCGGGGCATGTTGACCAGGGAGATACTAAATAGCCCGTGCAGCTTTTTGCATATCATAGAAATTGATAAAACTTTGGCGCCTTTTCTAGAACCGCTGTTAAAAAGGCATGAGACCAGGACATCTTTGATATGGGCCGACGTTTTAACCGTAAATCTAAAGGAGCTTTCGCCCTCTCCAACTAAGGTGTTAGCCAACATACCTTACAATATAACAACCCCTTTAATATGGCAGATCCTGGAGCATCTGGCGCCCATGGGCACCAAGGAACTGGTCTTGATGCTTCAGCTGGATTTGGCTGAAAGGTTGTGTGCTAAACCTGGCACAAAGGATCGTTCTCCACTTGGGATAACCATTGAAAGGATGGGGCAAGTCCAAATCGCCAAAAAAGTGCCTCCATCAGTATTTTGGCCCGCTCCGAAGGTCGAGTCGGCCATCGTCCAGATACTGCTCGACAAAAACTACGACCTGGCGTCGAAGCGACCCTGGAGGAGGCTGCTGAAAGTTGCCTTTGCAAGAAGGCGCAAGACGCTAATGAATAACCTGGCCTGCGTTTATGACTTTTTTAAGGATAGAGAGCAGGCCTATGGGCTTTTGAAAGAGTTGGGCCTATCTCCTACCGTTCGCGCAGAAGAGCTCAATGCGGACGATTGGCAGCGATTGTACGAACACATCTTGACTTTATAG
- a CDS encoding flavodoxin family protein produces MKAIGIICSPRRNGNSEVLVREILKSSGCKDLEFFYPNEMDIKGCQACYSCKEQGKCVVNDDMQTIYKEIEKADIVVFGAPIYMSGLNGQFKIVLDRLFAFLGPAPEFKSRLPKGKKAVLVVPQGYENVKEYETHINQMRDAVASIGFEDVKVLSAPGLNGLGEAATRPNLMEEARKIGQSLAQA; encoded by the coding sequence ATGAAAGCCATCGGAATTATCTGCAGCCCGCGAAGGAATGGAAATTCGGAAGTGTTAGTCCGTGAAATTTTAAAATCCAGCGGTTGTAAAGATCTTGAATTTTTTTATCCCAACGAAATGGATATAAAGGGATGCCAGGCATGTTATTCCTGCAAGGAACAGGGCAAGTGTGTTGTAAATGACGACATGCAAACCATTTATAAGGAAATAGAGAAGGCTGATATAGTCGTGTTTGGCGCACCTATCTATATGTCGGGGCTAAATGGCCAATTCAAGATAGTCTTGGATCGTCTTTTTGCCTTTCTTGGCCCTGCACCTGAGTTTAAAAGCCGCTTGCCCAAGGGCAAAAAGGCCGTTTTAGTCGTCCCTCAGGGATACGAAAACGTCAAGGAATACGAAACTCACATAAATCAAATGAGGGATGCAGTAGCCTCTATAGGGTTCGAAGATGTTAAGGTGCTATCGGCTCCCGGCCTTAACGGCCTTGGCGAAGCAGCAACTAGGCCTAATCTGATGGAGGAAGCCAGGAAAATAGGGCAATCACTGGCACAAGCCTAA